The stretch of DNA TAGCCTCTTTTTTATTATCCCTTTCTTAACAGTTTCTTAACATTTAAATGGGAATATTAAAATGATATGGTGGGGGAGTATTTGGTGGTAAAATCATTTGCTTGTGGAGGCTAGATAAATGAATGTAATCCAAATAGGTTCACTATCCATTATGCTTAAATGGGTATTGCTTGGTTCAGGTATCCTAATAGGGCTAGTGGTAATTAAATGGTGGTTACAGAAAACACAAATGAAAGAAAAGAGTAAAAAAATTTTTGATACGTTAACAAACAGCCTTTTTGTCTTAATTTTAGTTTGGAAGGTCAGTCTCATTTTATTAGAACCAAAGCTTATTTTAAAAAGTCCTATCTCAATCCTTTATTTTACTGGAGGCACTAAGGGGCTAGTAATAGCGACACTCATTTCCCTTATGTATTTTATTTATAAGAATAAGAAAATTAAGATTTCAAGTAGGCTTATTTTACAAACTATTCTTATCTTCAGTTTAACCGTTCTTAGCTGTTATCATTTTACTTTCTTATTTGCCTTAGATGAAAATGATTTATACCATTTACTAGTAGGTACATTCACACTTATCATTCTGTATTTTATTTTAATACCAAAGGAGTGGCGATTTTGAATAAGAAAAATTTAATGATCGTAATTGCATTAATTGGTTTAATTGGATGGGGAATTTATGATACCTCATTATCGTCGTCAAATAAAACAGAAAAAGGTAGTGAGGTGAAGGAAGCTGCAACAACATCAAAGAATCTAGAAATAGGGCTGCAGGAAGGGAATAAGGCACCGAATTTTAGTTTAAAAACCTTGGATGGACAAGAAGTAAAGCTTTCTGATATGGTAGGGAAGAAAGTAATATTAAATTTCTGGGCCACATGGTGTCCACCATGTAAAGCTGAGATGCCGCATATGCAGGAGTTTTATGAGGAACAAAAAAATAATCAAGTAACAATTTTAGCTGTTAATTTAACTACTTCAGAAAAAAGCAGTGATAATATTGGGGCATTCGTGAAAGATTATGGCTTAACTTTCCCAATCGTACTTGATAGCGAAGGACAAGTTGGACAAACATATCAGGCTGTTACTATTCCAACCAGTTATATTATTGATACCAAAGGCGTTATCCGGAAAAAGATTGTAGGTCCTATGGATAAAGAAATGATGACTGAACTATTACAAAGTGTGGATTAAACAAAAAGTAGGGATATAATGAGCAAGGAAGAAGTAAAGGAACAAGAAATTAAGCAGACAGTAGATTCAAAATATATTCAACAGCATCTTGCAAATGAACGGACATATTTAGCATGGATCCGAACAGCTATCGCAATAATTGGTGTTGGCTTTTTAGTAACAAATTTACATTTTAATATGATGTCTAGTCTCTCCCCGATAGGCGATCTTTTAGCAAACTTAATAGGGATCGCCTCTGTAGGACTAGGAATTGTTACTATTTTAATGGCGACAATTGTATATTTGAGAAAGGTTACCACAATTAATCAGCAAACCTTTACAGCTTCCAAAAAATATATCATAACACTTAGTATCTTAATTATTTTTATTACTTTGTTATTTGGAGCCTATTTTTTAATGTTTTAAAGTAATAATTTACATAAAGACAAAAAAAAGCACTTTTGATGTGCTTTTTTTTTTGTAAATTATTTGTTAAT from Bacillus sp. SLBN-46 encodes:
- a CDS encoding DUF202 domain-containing protein, yielding MSKEEVKEQEIKQTVDSKYIQQHLANERTYLAWIRTAIAIIGVGFLVTNLHFNMMSSLSPIGDLLANLIGIASVGLGIVTILMATIVYLRKVTTINQQTFTASKKYIITLSILIIFITLLFGAYFLMF
- a CDS encoding peroxiredoxin family protein, with the protein product MLNKKNLMIVIALIGLIGWGIYDTSLSSSNKTEKGSEVKEAATTSKNLEIGLQEGNKAPNFSLKTLDGQEVKLSDMVGKKVILNFWATWCPPCKAEMPHMQEFYEEQKNNQVTILAVNLTTSEKSSDNIGAFVKDYGLTFPIVLDSEGQVGQTYQAVTIPTSYIIDTKGVIRKKIVGPMDKEMMTELLQSVD